Genomic DNA from Phaeobacter porticola:
GTCGATCTGCGTGCGTCGGTGTTCAAACGCGGGCATACGTTGCGTTGCGAGCTAAAACATATGGCGGTTTCGGTCACGCGGCTGGGGCCAAAGACATTTCAGGTCATGGTTTTTCGCTCACTCGCCGAAACACTTGTGGAGGAAGTGAAAACAGCGATGGAAGCTGTCGAGGCACGGGGGTAGTCTCTGGGATCACCAACTGATTCCGGGAGCCAAGTGTATGATCCGTCTTGCCCTTGTTGCAGCTTTGCTGGCAGCGCCAGCCTATGCAGCTGAAAAGAAAGAAGAAAGCTGCAAATATCAGGGGCAGGTCATCGCCGCCGTGCAGCAAGCCCGGCTCGACAAGATCAAGCAGGCGGATGTCGCCCAGACGATTCTCGACAGCGAGCCAGACTGGCCCGAGCAATACAGCAAGGCCATTCCGCAGCTGACAGCGCATATCTATAGCCTGCGCAAGCGAGATCTGCGTAACACTGACTTTGGGGCGCTGCTGGAACAGCAATGCCTGGAGAATTGGGAGCAGATCCAGAGCATGAAAAAACAGTTGCAGAGCAGCTGATATGTCGCTGCCCCCTGGCTTTCTTGAAGAATTGCGCAACCGCGTCAGCCTCTCGCAGGTTGTCGGGCGCAAGGTCATGTGGGATCAGCGTAAATCCAACATGGGCAAGGGCGATATGTGGGCACCATGCCCATTTCACCATGAGAAATCTGCGAGTTTTCACGTCGATGACCGCAAAGGATTCTACTACTGCTTTGGCTGTCAGGCCAAAGGGGATGCGCTAAAGTTTGTGCAGGAAACCGAGAATGTCGCTTTCATGGAGGCGGTGGAGATCCTTGCACAGGAGGCGGGCATGGAAATGCCGGCGCGCGACCCCAAAGCACAGCAGAAACAGGACCATCGGACGCAATTGGCCGAGGTCATGGAGCAGGCGGTGCGGTTTTTCCGGATGCAGCTCAACACCCGATCCGGTGAGGGCGCGCGTAGCTATCTTGCCCGCCGCGGGCTGAGCGGTCCGGCGCTGGAGCGCTGGGAGATCGGCTTTGCCCCCGAAGGCTGGCAGCATCTCTGGGACGCCCTGCGCGGCAAGGGGGTGCCGGAAGAGCTGATCATGGGCGCAGGACTGGCGAAGCCATCGAACAAAGGCGGAAAACCCTACGATACGTTCCGAAACCGGATCATGTTTCCGATTCGCGATGCGCGTGGGCGTGCGATTGCCTTTGGCGGGCGCGCAATGGACCCGCGCGACAATGCCAAATATCTGAACTCGCCAGAGACGGCGCTGTTTGACAAGGGGCGCAGTCTTTATAATCACGGACCCGCGCGCACGGCGTCAGGCAAATCCGGCCAGCTTCTGGTCGCCGAAGGGTATATGGATGTGATCGCCCTGGCTGAGGGTGGTTTTGACGCGGCGGTTGCGCCATTGGGGACTGCAATCACCGAAAGCCAGTTACAGATGATCTGGCGCATCGCCGATGAGCCAATCATTGCGCTGGACGGGGATACCGCCGGCCTGCGCGCCGCCATGCGGTTGATTGATCTGGCGTTGCCCCTGCTTGAGGCCGGGAAGTCCCTGCGCTTTGCGCTGATGCCCGAGGGCAAGGACCCCGATGATCTGATCCGCGCCGAGGGCCCGGAGGCGGTGCAGGCAGTGCTGGACCAGGCCATGCCAATGGTCCGCCTGCTGTGGCAGCGCGAGACCGAAGGTAAGGTCTTTGACAGCCCAGAACGCAAGGCGGCGCTGGACAAGGCGTTACGGGACAAAATCCGGCTGATCCGTGACCCGTCGATCCGGCGTCACTATGGCGAGGATCTTCAGGATATGCGCTGGCAATTGTTCCGAGGGGGACGCAGCCGTGACGAGGCGGCCTCTGGTCCCAGTCTGGACATCGGCTTTGACCCAGGGCCGGATGCTGGCTTTGCTGCGGATCAGGGGCCAACCTTTGATCCCGCAGGTGACCCCGGCTATGGCGCTGATTTTGATGCGGGCTACGATCCGGGTTTTGACCCCGGATATGACCCTGGAATTGACCCTGGCTATGATGCAGCACCCGCGCCGACAGGCGGGCAGGGGGCAGCCTCTCGCGGCAGCAGCTACAAGCCCAATCCGGGCGGCTACAATTCCGGTAAGTCACGCAAGAGTGGCGGATTCCGTGATGGCGCACGGATGCCATGGCGGGGCAAGAATGCGCCGCCGCAGCCGCTGGAGACAACGCGGAATTCACTGCTGGCCGGTGGCAGTGAGGAATCTCTGGTGCGGGTGCGTGAGGCGGTGATCCTGGCCGCCGTGATCGTGACCCCAGCTGTGGTTGCCAAGTTTGAAGCCAATTTGGAGCGCATGGCCTGTGTCGGCTCGGACCACGCTTTGCTGCGCGATCTGGTGCTGCGCTATGGTGTTGATGCACCAGATCGCCTGAAAGATGAGATTGCGCAGGCTGCGGGGGCGCATGCCCTTGAAAACCTCTTTGCGCTTCGCCATGTGGCAATCAGCCCCTGTCTGCGCAAACCCGGTGATGTTGAAACCGCCAGCCTGACCCTCGCCGAGGAATTCGCCAAATTGGAAGCACGCCAGGGACTGGATGCGGAAGTGGCCGAAGCAGAAGAGGATTTGGACGGGCTTGCCGATGAGGCGGTGACCTGGCGATTGGGACAGGCCGCTGAGGCGCGCAACAAGGCCGTGCGCAGCGAAAACGAAGATCGTGCACAATATGATGTGGGCGAGAACGGCGCACGCCTAAACCGCGATGAACGCGACGCTTTTGGAGCGTTATTGGAACGTATTGGCTATTCCAAGAAGTGACCGCTGCGCCGCAGTGAGTCGTTTTGCTAAGGAAGAGCAAAAGAAAAACGGGTAAACCGGGTGACGAATCAGCAGATCGCGATAATGATTCGCGAAACCGAATCGCCCCAGCCCCGACGAGGAGCATTGAATGGCCGCCAAAGATACCGACGACCGCAAACCTGACGATCAGGAGTCCGAAATGTCTCTCGACATGAGCCAAGCTCAGGTCAAGAAGATGATCGCCGAAGCGCGCGAGAAGGGCTACATCACCTATGATCAACTTAATCAGGTCCTGCCGCCGGATCAGGTGAGTTCGGAGCAGATCGAAGATGTGATGTCGATGCTGTCCGAAATGGGCATCAACATCATCGAAGATGAGGAAGCCGAAGAGGAAGAGCAGAAAGGCTCGACCGATCTGGTCACCACCGAAAGCAACCGCGAAGTGGCGGTGGCTGGTGCGGCAGCTGAAAAGCTGGACCGCACCGATGACCCTGTGCGGATGTATCTGCGTGAAATGGGCTCTGTTGAACTGCTGAGCCGCGAGGGCGAAATTGCCATCGCCAAGCGGATCGAAGCAGGCCGAAATACGATGATTGCAGGGCTCTGCGAGAGCCCGCTGACCTTCCAGGCGATCACCATCTGGCATGATGAACTTCTGTCCGAAGACATCCTGTTGCGCGATGTGATCGACCTTGAGGCCACATTCGGCGACCAGCTGGACGAAGACGGCGAGGTTGCCACACCGGTTG
This window encodes:
- the dnaG gene encoding DNA primase: MSLPPGFLEELRNRVSLSQVVGRKVMWDQRKSNMGKGDMWAPCPFHHEKSASFHVDDRKGFYYCFGCQAKGDALKFVQETENVAFMEAVEILAQEAGMEMPARDPKAQQKQDHRTQLAEVMEQAVRFFRMQLNTRSGEGARSYLARRGLSGPALERWEIGFAPEGWQHLWDALRGKGVPEELIMGAGLAKPSNKGGKPYDTFRNRIMFPIRDARGRAIAFGGRAMDPRDNAKYLNSPETALFDKGRSLYNHGPARTASGKSGQLLVAEGYMDVIALAEGGFDAAVAPLGTAITESQLQMIWRIADEPIIALDGDTAGLRAAMRLIDLALPLLEAGKSLRFALMPEGKDPDDLIRAEGPEAVQAVLDQAMPMVRLLWQRETEGKVFDSPERKAALDKALRDKIRLIRDPSIRRHYGEDLQDMRWQLFRGGRSRDEAASGPSLDIGFDPGPDAGFAADQGPTFDPAGDPGYGADFDAGYDPGFDPGYDPGIDPGYDAAPAPTGGQGAASRGSSYKPNPGGYNSGKSRKSGGFRDGARMPWRGKNAPPQPLETTRNSLLAGGSEESLVRVREAVILAAVIVTPAVVAKFEANLERMACVGSDHALLRDLVLRYGVDAPDRLKDEIAQAAGAHALENLFALRHVAISPCLRKPGDVETASLTLAEEFAKLEARQGLDAEVAEAEEDLDGLADEAVTWRLGQAAEARNKAVRSENEDRAQYDVGENGARLNRDERDAFGALLERIGYSKK